The genomic window TTTTGTCATGAGTGTGGCACGATCAACGTCAGTTATAGAACCATGCGCGCCAGGAAGAGGTGAGGTGATTTCGATTCATCCAAGCCCCAAATCTAGTACAGGAAGCTCGGACGGATCGAATCGTATATCCATGCTCAACCCTGTAGACGTGGTTGATCTGTTCAAGGAAGTGGATAGCGAAATCCCTTGGGTATGGGATGGCTATCTTGCAGATGGACGGCTCACGCTCCTAGCCGGACCGCCGAAGGTGGGTAAGACCACGCTCGTGTATCAACTCCTGGCAGCCGTGGCGCTCGGAAAACCGTTTCTAGGGAGAGAAGTCGCGCAGGCAAACGTGCTGATACTGGGCTTAGAAGAACATCCTGGAGACATGATTGACCGACTGCGGACTGTCATCACTGAAGATATGCGTGGTTTAGTGAGGGTGCAGATGGCCCCTTTGCCATACAATGAGTCCGTGTTGAAGGAGCTAGTTACCTACATCGATGAAAATAACATTGGTCTTGTTGTGATCGACACGCTCGTAGCTTGGTGGAAGCTCAAAGACGAAACAGATGCGTCCGAGGTAATCCGCCAAGTATCTCCATTGCTGGATGTCGTACGTAGGACGAATGCTGCCTGGTTAGGACTTGCACATACCAGGAAAGGCGGTGGGGAGCATGGGGAAGAAATAAGAGGGTCCTCCGCTCTACTAGGAATCGTGGATATTGCACTCTCCATGAAGCGCACAGAGGGAGGAGGCTGCCAACGTATGCTGGAGAGCTTCCCCCGATATCGGGAAACGCCTCGTGAACTCCTCATTGAACTGAAGGAAGACGAGTACAGGGTGCTTGGAACTCCTGAAGAGGTATCCATGTCGGTAAAGGCGGAGAAACTCTTTGCTGCGCTAACCGAAAGTGACCAGACGACAGAGGAGTTAATTAAAAAGACCAGCCTTTCCAAGCAGGACTTTTCGAGAGCAGTGAAGAAGTTGGAAGACAAATGTGTCCGTAGCGGGAAGGGATGCAAGGGAGATCCCTACCGCTATCGGCGGAATTCGATTCATCCAGACACCACGCCTGAGGGTGGGTCCTTGGACGAATCGAATCCATCTCAAGAAAAGAGCGCCTCGGAACAGCCGAGCGAGGGTCTCCTCACAGGACAGGAGTAAACGTATAGCAGTACCGTAGCTCAAGAAATTCATATTGACTGATTGAAACCCTA from Nitrospiraceae bacterium includes these protein-coding regions:
- a CDS encoding AAA family ATPase: MLNPVDVVDLFKEVDSEIPWVWDGYLADGRLTLLAGPPKVGKTTLVYQLLAAVALGKPFLGREVAQANVLILGLEEHPGDMIDRLRTVITEDMRGLVRVQMAPLPYNESVLKELVTYIDENNIGLVVIDTLVAWWKLKDETDASEVIRQVSPLLDVVRRTNAAWLGLAHTRKGGGEHGEEIRGSSALLGIVDIALSMKRTEGGGCQRMLESFPRYRETPRELLIELKEDEYRVLGTPEEVSMSVKAEKLFAALTESDQTTEELIKKTSLSKQDFSRAVKKLEDKCVRSGKGCKGDPYRYRRNSIHPDTTPEGGSLDESNPSQEKSASEQPSEGLLTGQE